Within Topomyia yanbarensis strain Yona2022 chromosome 2, ASM3024719v1, whole genome shotgun sequence, the genomic segment acacgtataGCAAACAGCTGCGCAGATGGCAGTAGTGAAACATGGATTTCCAACGttaatcaatttgaaagtttacacaggtttttgaagaaattttactCTAGACTAAACGTCTATTATCTGTGGTATTTTGATACCTGAACCacacttctcgacaaacatatgattacggcttaaaagccagctgtcaaaattctctttgaaaggaaattccggacaaaccgttactcgccaatcacagatgttggtagtaaacaaaagagaaaagttttctctttcattaactgctatgaactgtgtttaaccAGTAACAGTTTTTCCGAAATTTCCttttaaagagaattttgacagttggcttttaagccgtaatcatatgtttgtcgagaagtgtGGATCAGGTATCAAAATACCACAGATAATAGACGTTTAGTCTAgagcaaaatttcttcaaaaacctgtgtaaactctCAAATTGAttaacgttggaaatccgtgtttcactactGCCATCTGCGCAGCTGTTTGCtatacgtgtttgacagctgcactctaactgcattttATCGATCACTGCgtcatctacaaacgtttgctaaacgtgtttcagacgtctggtTTATTCGGAATCTCATAGCGGGTATTCACACACGACTCAAATCGAGcataaacgtctgttatctgtgaaaATACCTACAAACCAGACAAATACAGATTATTTTCATTTCGATTCGATAGAGATTTTTAACAAAATCATCTGGCAGCTCTGATGTGAAGAGTGATTGTGTACTTAAGGGCCCCCaactttttatttctatttgtaCTTTGGTTAGGTGTTTGTATCCGCTGATTTGCCGCCGATCCCGCCTCTTAGGGGTGAACAAACTGGCTATCTACAAACAAATAATAGCACCCGCGATCTTCTACGCAACACCAGTGTGGGAATCATGTGCTCAAACTCACAGGAACAAGATCCAGGTAGCACAAAATCGagtgttgaggatgatcctaaATCGTCCATTTGACACCAGAATAGCAGACCTACATGAGGAGGCTAATATTCCTAAAATCGACTCAAACATCGAGGATATCAGAACAAAATTCGTGGACAAATTCCGCACATCAGAATATGCTTTAATAAGCAATTTGTACATAGTAGGTTAagtgtaaatagtaggttaagTTGTATATAGTAGATTTaaggtatatatatatagtagtTTTAACTAGTTTGTATCTCCAATTCCAAACAAAACTATTCTACCAAGGTGGTccatcatttcaaaacaatttagTCTAAAAATCTCAATATTAATTACAAATAGCTTAGTACTAAAGATGTAAAGAAATATTCTGTGTcacttaaaaatttaatatgttAACCATcgacaaaaactaaaaataaaaatcatttatCATCATTTATTTCCATTTGTAATTTGTATGAAATCTGAATTTGTGGAAAAATCTGTATAGTACAGATATATGTAtatagtcgtgattcgctggttggacactttttaactgaaccactttttagttggacctctgcTGGTCGAACCATTgtacaactaaaaagcatctgaatgtcaaaatcttatgtcaaatttactttgataatcaatctgacaattattagagatgtgaatagatgcaattacactactaacgtctcctttggagagtttttgacatctatcAGTCGGtctaactaacgaatcaaattcgttagttggatagaggtgtggcccaaccagtgaatcacgatTGTACTGTCGTAATTCGCTGGTTGTGCCACACCTTCAGTCTAACTTACGAATTTggttcgctagttggaccaactgacaATAATGTAAATAACTCCACAAAAGAGACCTTAATAGCGTAAATGTAACTGTTCGCATCTCTAATTGTTGTCAATAAATTTTTGACAGGTAATTTtggcattcagatgcttttctAAGCAGGACAATGATCCTACTTGCGGagatccaactaaaaagcggtccaattaaaaagtgtccaacgaACGAATCACGGCCCCCATTCTCACGGTTACTTCACCTAGTGAGTAGAAGAAATGTTTGATTCTTAAATGTATCGCACATCACAGTAGTCTTTATCGTAGCAACCGTCTGCTTGGGTGCATCCTGGTCCAGGGTATGACTTGCAAAACTCGTGTTGGTCCTTGAAATGACATGCACCATTTTTTTGGCAGTCATATGTATAGCAATAACTAGAGCAATCGTAAGAACCATCCGTACATTCGTCGCAATCTGAAAATAGTTTGTTTATAAGTGggagtttcataaaattttagTTGTTAGTATCCGTACCTGGAACACTATCTTCCGCGCTATCGTCTTCATCATCTGTTTCCGATGGCGTCATTATCAAAATACTATCTTCTAAAAAGTATGGTACCATCATACGAAGGTGGATCTGTTGATTTTTATGATCACAGAATGGACCACAACGTCGATGCTCTGTGTGATAACAGCTCCAACGATCCTCTTCTTCACTGTACCGACATATTCTGGGTGAAAATATTTGACAGCATATCTGGTCAACCGCAGCAGACCAGGGCAAGTTATTAGAAATATCCGGTAACAACGGATAATTCGGCACGGCAAAAGATGGTGTTGATGTTTGTCTTGTTACATCCGCACTGGCACATAAATTCGTAAGAGCAGCATTGTTGCACGATTTACGTACACAATGATTTAGCTTCCTTCTAAAACCTGTTGGGCAACTTGCTTCAGCGTAGTGTTGCTTCTGACAAATGCCGTTTTTATAGTGGAATTCAGGTGGACATATGAACTCCGCTTGCTCGGACAAGTACTGACAATAGCTACGGTCGTTTCGGTCAGAAATAGTCCCACTGGGACATGTCGCAGGGGTTGTAactatttttttacatactgaTCCGTCGAAGCTTAAAGTTGGGCTGCAGCTGGGGTACGAAATGGAACAGAAGTTCTCCAGACATTTTCCACTACCAGAGCATTTCGCCGGTTGCACGCGAGTTGAACAACACTGCCCATTAAGAAGGTAAAAGTTTTCGGTGCATGTTGGAGCTCCACCGACACAAACATCTCGAGTTCTTGGCAACTTGTTTCTGCATGTAGGTTCGCTGTACTCATTATTAATACACAAACCATTTTTAAGTGTATAGTCAGGTCCATTACATTGCATTAGTTCAACACACCTTCCCCGCATCAAAATACCAATACTGCATGTAGCTAGTACTAATTCGTTTTGCATACAGTTTCCGTTATCAAGTGTGTAACCAGTCTTGCAAGTAGATAATTCAGCACGGCACTTTCCGTAGAAGAAGTTGCCGTGAATGCAACTAGCTGGCTTAGAACTCACCGACATACAATCACCATTCCTGCTCAAGAAAGATCCGTCGTTACATTTTGTTGGATACGTGATACATTTGCCCTTCAGAATTATCATACCTTCTGGGCAGTTGGGGCTCTTCGATGAACAACCTGCACATTTTTCATTTCGTAATACATATCCTTTGCCACAAAATGGAGTTTCAACATACTTACACATGTCATTTTGGTAAATGATTCCTTTGCAAGTAGTCATTACGGTAGTATCATTTCGACAGTCAGGACTCTTGGGGTATACACACATATTTTCCACACGTCTCGTTCCTTGAGGACAATTTAGCGACATATAATCACAGCTTCGACAAACACCATTGCTAAATACATAATTTTGGGTCGAGCATATTCCTAGTGCAATGCACGAATCGTTGTGATGAATTAGATTTTGAGGGCATTTATACGAGTCGAATAGTCTCCGTACGCAGAAGCTTCCTTCTATTGATCCATCAATACATTCATTTTTATTCAGACAAATCCCATTAATAAACACGTAATCGTTTGGACATGGCATGGGGGATCGAAATTCCACTCGTTTACAACGAGTACCATCCCGAGTGTAACCAGAATCACATTCTACATGTATGCAGGCTCCATTTACTAGTGTGAATCCCAACGCGCACATGACATTAACTTCTTCAATCTTCACGCAACTACCGTTTGTAATGCTGTAACCCTTCTGACAAATTCTTTCATAGTAGGCGATGCATGTGTTGTTCTCTTTATTGTACCCTGCTGGACATGCTAAACTGACACTGGATTCCAACTGTGTGTTTATTGTGCAGAGATCGCCTACTCCGCAAGGTTCGGATTGTGCCTGGTTGAAATAGTTGAGGTGCCCAGGACCAGGTTGTTGGTACGAGCCATAAGAGCATGGTTGTACTGGACAAGGTGGACTGAAACATTGCGTTATACAGTACTGAAGACCACATTGCATACCATAGCAAGGATTTAAAAAGTTGACGAATGAGGAAAAGTAGTTTGTGGACCGGAAAATACAGTCATCTCCAATTCTCTCATAACCGGTAGGACATATGAGTGCCACTTTACAAAAGCATTTGTTTTCTTGATTCATTAGAATTGTTTTAGGTGGACACATCCAATAGCCATTATACTCCTTGATACATTTGCCATTTGCAAGCTTATATCCTGAAGGGCAATATGGTATTCTCGATTCTACCACAGAATTTCTCCACGTTGTCTTTATACAATTTCCATTTTCTAATTGAAAGCCTGTTGGACAGGCAGGCATTATAAAGTTTTTGAGGGGCTTTCGTATTTCTTTAACACATGCAGTTGGGCCGACAGAATATCCTGACGCGCATTCCGGCGCAGCTTCGCAGAATCCATCCTGATAGACAGTTCCGTCTGGGCAACTTGGCAGTTCCTTCTTTATACATATATTGTCTACGAGTTCGTAATCATCAGGACATGTGA encodes:
- the LOC131682555 gene encoding proprotein convertase subtilisin/kexin type 5-like; this encodes MPTIQLKLLLVLTVLQQCLITSVDSSKTRQLKDVQVKIPLQIRVRRVCTNADCVKTCPKDYELDSELQYCRYKRSSCPPNYVRHLGSCVLREVQCPPGSVRHGNRCVVKSFACPTGYVLEGSNCVNSRFCPNGYHWENGFCYQQQHSRTCPHGYDRQNGVCIQICVNCEAACTECEEETVPLKCPTSYESYRGKCLKLQQGRVNVIVKNVTYKVPKECENEQFISDGSCVSYRFENPQCTGGHFYNGKCVDIAKCSRGNLHDDCKCIEDITTQAVCQQGQSSGAGCVVEKAQCSQSAQLVNGVCTRKINSHRPTCIRGSPIDQTYCDLGEPCCTTGFTLDGAFCRRNTSYSVDCGPSSQLLNGWCSFNSSCDHGYQHISDGECIQIQNDQISLCPPSTRRDGEVCVNQKPLCDQDHIYDNRYGICVKCTEKYVQCNESAGYHLSDDACIRLEPLCPPGYVWHKYICVRKTEPDCECSVGFFSNNYCVHNHLTCPDDYELVDNICIKKELPSCPDGTVYQDGFCEAAPECASGYSVGPTACVKEIRKPLKNFIMPACPTGFQLENGNCIKTTWRNSVVESRIPYCPSGYKLANGKCIKEYNGYWMCPPKTILMNQENKCFCKVALICPTGYERIGDDCIFRSTNYFSSFVNFLNPCYGMQCGLQYCITQCFSPPCPVQPCSYGSYQQPGPGHLNYFNQAQSEPCGVGDLCTINTQLESSVSLACPAGYNKENNTCIAYYERICQKGYSITNGSCVKIEEVNVMCALGFTLVNGACIHVECDSGYTRDGTRCKRVEFRSPMPCPNDYVFINGICLNKNECIDGSIEGSFCVRRLFDSYKCPQNLIHHNDSCIALGICSTQNYVFSNGVCRSCDYMSLNCPQGTRRVENMCVYPKSPDCRNDTTVMTTCKGIIYQNDMCKYVETPFCGKGYVLRNEKCAGCSSKSPNCPEGMIILKGKCITYPTKCNDGSFLSRNGDCMSVSSKPASCIHGNFFYGKCRAELSTCKTGYTLDNGNCMQNELVLATCSIGILMRGRCVELMQCNGPDYTLKNGLCINNEYSEPTCRNKLPRTRDVCVGGAPTCTENFYLLNGQCCSTRVQPAKCSGSGKCLENFCSISYPSCSPTLSFDGSVCKKIVTTPATCPSGTISDRNDRSYCQYLSEQAEFICPPEFHYKNGICQKQHYAEASCPTGFRRKLNHCVRKSCNNAALTNLCASADVTRQTSTPSFAVPNYPLLPDISNNLPWSAAVDQICCQIFSPRICRYSEEEDRWSCYHTEHRRCGPFCDHKNQQIHLRMMVPYFLEDSILIMTPSETDDEDDSAEDSVPDCDECTDGSYDCSSYCYTYDCQKNGACHFKDQHEFCKSYPGPGCTQADGCYDKDYCDVRYI